DNA from Thermodesulfovibrionales bacterium:
GTCTTCTGGCTGTCGATGATACCGGGAATCATCGCGGTGCTTCTCATCATCCTTTTCATCAAAGAGAAGCAAAGATCGTCTCCTCTCTCTTCGGAAAGGCCGAAATTGTCGTTGAGGCACTTTGACTGGAGATTCAAGTTCTTCGTCCTCATCGCAACGCTCTTCGCGGTCGGAAACTCGAGTGACGTCTTTTTGATACTCAGGGCCCGGCAGACAGGGATACCCTCGCACACGATACCGATGCTCTATCTGGTATTTAACGTTATTTACTCTTTATCCGCGGTCCCGGCAGGTATCGTGGCTGACAGATTCGGAAGGAAAAGGGTGATACTCGCCGGATTTATCCTGTTCGCTGTCGTCTATTTCGGGTTTGCGATGGTGGAGAGAACTGCGACGGTATGGGTATTGTTCGCGCTCTACGGAGTCTTCATGGGACTTACGGACGGCACGCAAAAGGCATTTCTTGCCGGCATGATACCGGCTGATTTCAAGGCAACGGCCTTTGGTCTCTATCACACCGCGGTCGGCCTCGCGATGTTTCCCGCAAGTCTCGCAGGCGGATGGCTCTGGGATCATTTTTCGCCGTCGGCTACTTTTTACTATGGGGCCTGCACGGCCTGTCTCTCATGTATTCTCTTCATCGTCTTTATGGCTGCGACGAGAGAATCACGGTAAAACAATAGCCGGGATCTTCCGACCCTACTGGATTTTTCAGAGAAGATTTCTTTAGAATGGTCTGGGCAACGGCAGAATTCCCTGCGAATCAGGCGCAGAAAGAGAGTCAAGTCATTCAGCGATATATCATCAAGAGGATCCTTCTCCTCATACCGCTCTTACTCGGTATTACGCTCCTCACGTTCTCCCTGACGAAGGCCCTTCCGGGTGACCCGGCGCTGAGCCTGATGGGGGAAAGGACAAAGCCCGAGGTGATCGAGAGGATCCGCAAGGAGCTCGGTTCCGATAAACCATTCTTCATCCAGTATTCGGGTTATATCAAACTCCTCCTGAAGGGTGA
Protein-coding regions in this window:
- a CDS encoding MFS transporter, encoding VFWLSMIPGIIAVLLIILFIKEKQRSSPLSSERPKLSLRHFDWRFKFFVLIATLFAVGNSSDVFLILRARQTGIPSHTIPMLYLVFNVIYSLSAVPAGIVADRFGRKRVILAGFILFAVVYFGFAMVERTATVWVLFALYGVFMGLTDGTQKAFLAGMIPADFKATAFGLYHTAVGLAMFPASLAGGWLWDHFSPSATFYYGACTACLSCILFIVFMAATRESR